From a region of the Roseivirga sp. 4D4 genome:
- a CDS encoding AMP nucleosidase, whose product MKTKEEIVDNWLPRYTGVPNEEFGEYILLTNFINYVNMFSEKFDVEIKGKDRPMQSATAENITIINFGMGSAMAATVMDLLSSINPKAVLFLGKCGGLKKKTQLGDLILPIAAIRGEGTSNDYMPVEIPALPSFRLQRAVSSMIKKHQRDYWTGTCYTTNRRVWEHDKAFKKYLRKIRAMAVDMETATLFTVGFVNEIPRGALLLVSDNPMIPEGVKTEASDSKVTTDYVNAHLDIGIDSLRELRDSGDSVKHMKFE is encoded by the coding sequence TGTACCTAATGAAGAATTCGGTGAGTATATCTTATTGACTAACTTCATCAACTACGTCAATATGTTTTCCGAAAAATTTGATGTAGAAATAAAAGGTAAAGACAGGCCGATGCAAAGCGCTACAGCCGAAAACATTACCATCATCAATTTTGGTATGGGGAGTGCTATGGCTGCAACCGTCATGGACCTACTAAGTAGCATCAACCCTAAGGCGGTACTCTTCTTAGGAAAGTGTGGCGGTTTGAAGAAAAAGACTCAATTAGGCGATTTGATTCTTCCAATTGCTGCCATACGTGGTGAGGGAACAAGTAATGACTATATGCCCGTGGAAATCCCGGCACTTCCATCCTTTAGATTACAGCGAGCTGTTTCTTCAATGATTAAGAAGCATCAGAGAGACTATTGGACTGGCACTTGTTATACGACCAATAGACGTGTATGGGAGCATGACAAGGCGTTTAAAAAGTACCTTAGGAAGATTCGTGCCATGGCTGTAGACATGGAAACTGCCACCCTATTTACTGTGGGCTTTGTAAATGAAATTCCAAGAGGAGCGCTTTTGTTAGTGTCTGACAATCCAATGATCCCAGAAGGCGTGAAAACTGAAGCTAGCGATAGTAAGGTCACCACGGATTACGTTAATGCGCACTTGGACATCGGTATTGACTCACTTCGAGAGCTGAGAGATTCTGGCGATTCAGTGAAACACATGAAATTTGAATAA
- a CDS encoding alpha-amylase family glycosyl hydrolase, whose translation MMRYSLSIILLLITTSVSMGQIVTLEPSNANGEQEIKLIFDATQGDAGLVGASKVYVHTGVVTDSPNGTAWTFVKGNWGADDGIGLMTKVSGESDKWEITLSPTAREYYGVPSGTNMFRLSMVFRNADGSSKGAGTPGSITGGEVASNGDIYMDLNVANFVTITAPTEEDIFVVDGQSVTLSAEASSEVSAMAISVDEGNGFDEKASITSGTNISFDFSPTSSFRGSLKVTATVNGENLEVTQSLNVNLTSETQVLALPAGLKKGINYGDDLTKVSLVLEAPEKDFVYVVGDFNNWEIRSEYLMNVTPDGELFWIELSGLTPNQEYVFQYWVDGNIRIGDPYADEVADPWNDSFIPASVHDDIPDYNKTDYAIATTLETGQAAFQWDASEDSWQRPAKEDLVIYELLVRDFIGTHSYKDLIDTLDYIADLGVNAIELMPIMEFEGNESWGYNPMYFFAPDKYYGTKDDLKTFIQVCHQKGIAVILDMVLNHAFGLNPMVRMYWDEANSKPAANSPWFNPDATHPFNVGFDFNHESTYTQAFADSVNAYWVNEYHFDGYRFDLSKGFTQTNNPSDVGAWSAFDQTRIDLLTRMSTKLWETDQEAYVILEHFADASEENALAAAGMLLWRNVGFPYRKALGGSTGETFQGATANTHVSYMESHDEQRQLWEVFQEGEAEEGYNTRDTTIALERLKMNAAFIYTLPGPKMLWQFGELGYDIDINFNGRVGNKPLVWGEGSLGYYEDPLRSYTYDAFAAIIALRNLINEEANVNYTYDFAGDERSISIDSDDLDVLIVGNFGLSETTMDVAYTQTGDWYDYFSGETVAVADVSASVDLAPGEFKIYTSNDVSDGFPGAVEAFVNPVTVSPAVFGPDDEVTITFDASKASPDGTNGLVGASKVYMHAGVVFDDVTSQTLQNVVGTLTDDGLGLMTKVDGEDDKWEITITPTNYFSITSGEAVRLGMYFRDADNSNVGKGFRGSNVFLDMELNGALISVSPAEFDQDDQITLTFDARFGNRGLVGESKVYMHSGISFTEGGTAFEDGFVIGNWGEDDGVGLMTKSSENANKWQLTFTPTQYYGMSDTDIAYRLAMVFRNADGSKKGTGTPGDFEGGTVIANGDIFFDFPIIKEVTSIEDELPGFNYYPNPTQGIINFSGEIPGIPRAVKIFNMNGNEVFSQKLSQGRMEPVDITGLKSGLYLLRILTDQKRYTLKVLVR comes from the coding sequence ATGATGCGCTATTCTTTGTCTATCATTCTTCTCCTTATCACCACGAGTGTTTCCATGGGGCAGATTGTTACTTTGGAACCCTCAAATGCTAATGGAGAGCAAGAGATAAAATTGATCTTTGATGCTACCCAAGGTGATGCTGGTTTAGTAGGGGCCAGCAAAGTCTATGTACATACTGGGGTAGTGACAGACAGCCCCAATGGAACAGCCTGGACTTTTGTAAAGGGCAATTGGGGCGCTGATGATGGTATAGGTTTGATGACCAAAGTATCTGGTGAGAGTGATAAGTGGGAGATCACATTATCACCGACAGCTAGAGAATATTATGGTGTTCCTTCTGGAACTAATATGTTCAGGTTGTCCATGGTATTTAGAAATGCCGATGGTTCTTCAAAAGGTGCCGGAACACCGGGATCCATAACTGGTGGGGAGGTGGCCTCCAATGGTGATATCTATATGGACTTGAACGTTGCCAATTTTGTAACAATCACGGCACCTACGGAAGAAGATATTTTTGTTGTAGATGGTCAATCCGTGACCTTGTCAGCTGAAGCTTCAAGCGAAGTATCTGCTATGGCCATTTCAGTTGATGAAGGAAATGGCTTCGATGAAAAGGCCAGTATTACCTCTGGAACCAATATTAGTTTTGATTTTTCTCCAACCAGCAGTTTTAGAGGTTCTTTAAAGGTGACCGCTACGGTGAACGGAGAAAATTTAGAAGTAACCCAGTCACTTAATGTTAACCTCACTTCAGAAACACAAGTGTTGGCATTACCTGCTGGACTGAAAAAGGGTATCAACTATGGAGATGACCTAACTAAGGTGAGCCTGGTACTGGAAGCACCGGAAAAGGACTTTGTTTATGTCGTGGGTGATTTTAACAATTGGGAAATCAGATCAGAATATTTGATGAATGTCACACCCGATGGAGAATTATTTTGGATTGAGCTATCGGGGCTAACGCCAAACCAAGAATACGTATTCCAGTATTGGGTAGATGGAAATATTAGAATCGGTGACCCTTATGCTGATGAGGTGGCTGATCCATGGAATGACTCATTCATACCTGCAAGTGTTCATGATGACATACCCGACTACAACAAAACTGACTATGCGATTGCCACCACCTTAGAAACTGGGCAAGCTGCTTTTCAATGGGATGCTTCAGAAGACTCATGGCAAAGGCCAGCTAAAGAAGACTTGGTTATTTACGAGTTATTGGTTCGCGACTTTATCGGTACACACAGCTATAAAGATTTAATTGACACACTTGATTATATCGCTGACCTTGGAGTGAATGCGATAGAACTCATGCCGATAATGGAGTTTGAAGGCAATGAGTCTTGGGGTTATAACCCTATGTATTTCTTTGCGCCAGATAAGTACTACGGCACTAAGGATGATTTAAAGACATTTATTCAGGTTTGTCATCAGAAAGGAATAGCTGTTATTCTGGACATGGTTCTGAATCACGCTTTTGGTTTGAATCCAATGGTAAGAATGTATTGGGATGAAGCCAATAGTAAACCAGCAGCAAATAGCCCTTGGTTCAATCCTGATGCAACGCATCCTTTCAACGTTGGCTTTGATTTTAATCATGAGAGCACATATACCCAGGCTTTCGCAGATTCTGTCAATGCCTATTGGGTCAATGAATACCATTTCGATGGCTATAGATTTGATCTCTCAAAAGGGTTTACCCAAACTAACAATCCAAGTGATGTTGGAGCGTGGTCTGCTTTTGATCAAACGCGTATTGACTTGCTTACGCGAATGAGTACTAAGCTCTGGGAAACTGATCAAGAGGCTTACGTCATTCTTGAGCACTTTGCCGATGCTTCTGAAGAGAATGCTTTGGCAGCAGCGGGTATGTTACTGTGGAGGAACGTTGGTTTTCCTTACCGGAAGGCACTTGGTGGATCTACAGGAGAGACTTTTCAGGGAGCTACAGCTAATACACATGTTTCTTATATGGAAAGCCATGATGAACAAAGGCAACTATGGGAGGTCTTCCAAGAAGGCGAGGCTGAAGAAGGTTATAATACAAGAGACACTACAATCGCCTTGGAAAGGCTGAAAATGAATGCGGCTTTTATATATACTCTTCCAGGTCCAAAAATGCTATGGCAGTTTGGAGAATTGGGATATGATATTGACATCAACTTCAATGGTAGAGTAGGAAACAAACCGCTTGTTTGGGGTGAGGGAAGTCTAGGCTATTATGAAGACCCATTAAGGTCTTATACTTACGATGCCTTTGCAGCAATAATTGCCTTGCGTAACCTGATTAATGAAGAGGCTAACGTCAATTATACTTATGACTTTGCCGGTGATGAACGATCGATCAGTATTGATTCCGATGATCTAGATGTTCTAATCGTAGGAAACTTTGGTCTTTCAGAGACTACGATGGACGTTGCATATACTCAGACCGGGGATTGGTATGATTATTTTTCTGGAGAGACAGTGGCGGTTGCGGATGTTAGTGCATCCGTAGACTTGGCTCCGGGAGAGTTCAAAATATATACCTCTAATGATGTTTCAGATGGTTTTCCTGGAGCAGTTGAGGCATTCGTCAACCCAGTGACGGTCAGTCCTGCGGTTTTTGGTCCGGACGATGAAGTGACGATTACCTTTGATGCCTCTAAAGCCAGTCCTGATGGCACCAATGGTTTGGTGGGTGCTTCTAAAGTTTATATGCATGCTGGGGTTGTTTTTGACGATGTAACAAGCCAAACACTGCAAAATGTAGTGGGAACACTTACTGATGACGGCTTGGGTTTAATGACAAAAGTGGATGGAGAAGACGATAAGTGGGAGATAACAATCACTCCAACTAATTACTTTTCAATCACCAGTGGTGAAGCGGTAAGACTGGGGATGTACTTCAGAGATGCAGACAATTCTAATGTAGGCAAAGGCTTTCGAGGGTCTAATGTATTCCTTGATATGGAACTTAACGGGGCATTAATTAGTGTCTCCCCTGCAGAATTCGACCAAGACGATCAAATCACATTGACCTTTGACGCACGTTTTGGCAACCGAGGTCTGGTAGGAGAGAGCAAAGTCTATATGCACTCAGGTATAAGCTTTACCGAGGGTGGAACCGCGTTTGAAGACGGTTTTGTCATAGGGAATTGGGGGGAAGATGATGGCGTTGGCTTAATGACTAAATCTTCTGAGAATGCGAATAAGTGGCAATTGACATTTACACCAACGCAGTACTATGGGATGAGTGACACCGATATTGCTTATCGTTTAGCTATGGTATTTAGAAATGCCGATGGAAGTAAAAAAGGAACAGGGACTCCTGGAGATTTTGAAGGTGGAACGGTGATCGCGAATGGCGATATCTTCTTTGACTTTCCGATAATTAAAGAAGTCACCAGTATTGAAGATGAGTTACCTGGGTTTAACTATTACCCGAACCCCACTCAGGGTATTATTAATTTCTCTGGAGAAATACCAGGTATACCAAGGGCTGTTAAGATATTCAACATGAATGGCAATGAGGTCTTCAGTCAAAAGTTATCCCAAGGCAGAATGGAACCAGTGGATATAACAGGTTTGAAATCTGGATTGTACCTTCTCCGAATTCTTACCGACCAGAAGCGGTATACTTTAAAAGTATTGGTGCGATAG
- a CDS encoding SusF/SusE family outer membrane protein yields MKKLLYTMIAMSLMTFAITSCDNGNADFDVVDVAPVISIADPGNVIQGAAVNIEVSFTDGSENLSQSTLASASYDLVTGGNSVASGTFTVSGRTATGTVTIAGGLAAGDYTLSVTATDSNGNADTESFDFSVTSDFSVGIIGSATPTGWDSDTDLNFVTGTQYEITIALTAGEAKFRSNDDWGQNWGDGAFPTGTGTQDGANIPIATAGTYLVTFDTATGAYSFTAQ; encoded by the coding sequence ATGAAAAAACTACTTTACACTATGATTGCGATGTCATTGATGACATTCGCCATTACTTCCTGTGACAACGGGAATGCAGATTTTGATGTTGTCGATGTAGCACCAGTAATTTCTATAGCAGACCCTGGGAATGTTATTCAAGGTGCTGCTGTAAATATTGAAGTATCATTTACAGATGGTTCAGAGAACCTATCTCAGAGCACATTGGCTTCTGCTTCTTATGACCTCGTTACAGGAGGTAATTCAGTTGCGTCTGGTACTTTCACAGTATCAGGAAGAACCGCTACTGGAACAGTTACAATTGCTGGTGGTCTGGCCGCAGGAGATTATACGCTAAGCGTTACTGCTACAGATTCAAATGGCAATGCGGACACAGAATCATTTGATTTCTCAGTTACTTCTGATTTTTCTGTGGGAATTATCGGTTCGGCAACTCCTACAGGCTGGGATTCTGATACGGATTTGAACTTTGTAACGGGTACGCAATATGAAATTACTATTGCATTGACAGCTGGTGAAGCCAAGTTCAGATCAAATGATGATTGGGGTCAGAACTGGGGTGACGGAGCATTCCCGACTGGTACTGGTACTCAGGATGGTGCCAATATTCCAATTGCAACTGCTGGTACTTACTTAGTTACTTTTGATACAGCTACTGGTGCTTACTCGTTCACTGCACAGTAA
- a CDS encoding MFS transporter — translation MSKLKLNDKRITNGWCMYDWANSVYSLTITTAVFPIYFESVTTSDDGNKLVDFLGWQLPNTVLYSYALSLSFLLTAMMLPLLTGIADYTGKKKTFLKFFAYLGASACAAMFFFEGSNIEFGVLMVILASIGYSGGLVFYDAYLPEIATADRFDQLSAKGYSLGYIGSVILLILNLLMIQEPEVFGLQEGSLPARISFLTVAIWWAGFAQITFNRLPANPFKKTNTDHWFKKGYRELKMVYSQIKELPNLRRYVLAYFFFNAGVQAVMYLASLFGAKELQLPTDALIKIVLIIQLVAIGGAYLFANLSKRKGNVFSLMTMIVIWVAVCILAFFVNSELQFYGLAIMVGLIMGGIQSLSRSTYSKLIPENTEDHASFFSFYDVTFNVSIVTGTLAYGTIEWLTGSMRYSALGLSVFFIIGLLLVRSVKVRDI, via the coding sequence ATGAGCAAGCTGAAACTTAATGACAAGCGCATAACAAATGGCTGGTGTATGTACGACTGGGCCAATTCAGTCTATTCATTAACCATCACCACAGCGGTATTTCCCATATACTTTGAAAGTGTCACAACCAGCGATGATGGAAACAAGCTGGTCGATTTTTTGGGTTGGCAGCTACCGAATACTGTGCTTTACTCTTATGCCTTATCTCTGTCCTTTTTACTGACAGCAATGATGTTGCCATTACTTACAGGTATTGCCGACTATACCGGAAAGAAGAAGACCTTTCTTAAGTTCTTTGCTTACCTGGGAGCTTCAGCCTGCGCAGCGATGTTCTTCTTCGAAGGTTCAAACATAGAGTTTGGGGTATTGATGGTCATACTGGCCAGTATCGGTTACTCAGGAGGCCTGGTTTTCTATGATGCTTACTTGCCGGAAATCGCTACCGCAGATCGGTTTGATCAATTGAGCGCTAAAGGTTATTCTCTTGGCTATATAGGCAGTGTGATTCTGCTTATACTAAACCTCTTAATGATTCAAGAACCTGAGGTGTTTGGTCTTCAGGAAGGATCCCTTCCTGCCAGAATATCTTTCCTGACCGTGGCCATTTGGTGGGCAGGTTTTGCACAAATTACGTTCAATCGTCTTCCTGCTAATCCTTTTAAGAAAACCAATACAGATCATTGGTTCAAGAAGGGATATAGAGAATTGAAAATGGTCTATAGTCAAATAAAGGAGCTGCCGAACTTAAGACGTTATGTGCTGGCCTACTTCTTTTTTAATGCTGGCGTGCAGGCTGTAATGTACCTAGCTTCACTCTTTGGCGCAAAGGAGCTTCAATTACCTACTGATGCGCTGATTAAGATTGTACTTATTATACAGCTTGTAGCTATAGGTGGAGCATATTTGTTTGCCAACCTTTCTAAAAGGAAGGGTAATGTATTCTCTCTTATGACCATGATTGTCATCTGGGTAGCAGTATGTATTCTGGCGTTCTTTGTTAATAGTGAGCTGCAGTTTTATGGGCTGGCCATAATGGTAGGTTTGATCATGGGAGGGATTCAGTCATTGTCTAGGTCTACCTATTCAAAACTCATACCCGAAAACACAGAAGATCATGCTTCCTTCTTTAGCTTTTATGATGTTACTTTCAACGTCTCTATAGTAACTGGTACACTGGCTTATGGTACCATCGAATGGCTGACTGGTTCTATGAGATATAGTGCACTTGGACTCAGTGTTTTCTTCATTATTGGATTGCTTTTAGTTAGAAGCGTGAAGGTTAGAGACATCTGA
- a CDS encoding ExbD/TolR family protein: protein MSKFKKKSESSQDIPTAALPDIIFMLLFFFMVTTVLRETELKVEQRIPRAEQLVKLEKKKLVTYLYVGAPKDKSLGSESRIQANDAFIGIDGIVQWVNQEKSKLSEVERDQITVSMKVDEETKMGIIVDIQTELREANARKIMYAAPTKAKDN, encoded by the coding sequence ATGTCTAAGTTCAAGAAAAAGAGTGAATCGAGTCAGGATATCCCCACCGCAGCTTTACCGGACATTATCTTTATGCTTTTGTTCTTCTTTATGGTAACTACCGTATTGAGAGAAACAGAGCTAAAGGTAGAGCAGAGAATTCCGCGAGCTGAACAGTTGGTGAAACTCGAAAAGAAAAAATTGGTGACATACCTTTATGTAGGTGCGCCAAAAGATAAAAGCCTTGGTTCAGAATCCAGAATTCAGGCCAATGATGCCTTCATCGGTATCGATGGTATTGTACAATGGGTGAACCAGGAGAAGTCTAAATTGAGTGAAGTAGAACGTGATCAAATCACAGTTTCAATGAAAGTTGATGAAGAGACCAAAATGGGTATCATTGTTGACATTCAGACGGAGCTGAGAGAAGCAAATGCACGTAAGATCATGTACGCTGCACCAACTAAGGCTAAGGATAATTAA
- a CDS encoding ExbD/TolR family protein, which produces MARSKDKGSQEVNAGSMADIAFLLLIFFLVTTQIATNKGLTLLLPPKQEEDEPIEIKQQERNLFKIQINSADRLLVEEEPLDDVTQIREMVYDFVLNFGKPSDKKKGKAEVSDRDVYESLPASMKAYINRSLGSSESSDGPGSAIISLKADRGSSYDIFISILDELNAAYNRIYGERVGLTDEEFRKLNRNDPRQKELYDRARAGIPKAISIAEPSTVGG; this is translated from the coding sequence ATGGCAAGAAGTAAAGATAAGGGAAGTCAAGAGGTGAATGCAGGCTCAATGGCCGACATCGCATTCTTGCTTTTGATTTTCTTCCTTGTAACTACCCAGATTGCCACGAACAAAGGACTAACACTTTTGCTTCCTCCTAAACAGGAAGAAGACGAGCCAATTGAAATCAAGCAACAAGAGCGTAATCTGTTTAAAATCCAGATTAACTCTGCTGATAGACTTTTGGTAGAAGAAGAGCCGTTAGACGATGTTACGCAAATCAGGGAGATGGTATATGACTTTGTGTTGAACTTTGGAAAGCCTAGCGATAAAAAGAAAGGTAAAGCTGAAGTGAGTGACAGAGACGTATATGAGAGTTTACCAGCTTCAATGAAAGCATATATTAATCGTAGTCTAGGGTCATCTGAGTCATCTGACGGACCAGGCAGCGCGATTATATCACTGAAAGCTGACCGTGGAAGTAGCTATGATATTTTTATTAGTATCCTAGATGAACTAAACGCGGCATATAATAGAATTTATGGCGAAAGAGTCGGTTTGACTGATGAAGAATTCAGAAAGTTGAACAGAAATGACCCACGCCAGAAAGAGTTGTACGATAGAGCTAGAGCGGGTATACCGAAAGCGATATCTATTGCAGAACCATCAACAGTAGGAGGATAA
- a CDS encoding MotA/TolQ/ExbB proton channel family protein: protein MKKLFSLLMILGIFAFGFNAVAQDSTGTASDTTVVAEPDPIPEQPEYEIEEEAQSFDQIIKDKFIEGDPQFMSPVLICLILGLAIAIERIISLNLSTTNTQKLLSKVEDALESGGVEAAKEVTKSTRGPVASIFTQGLMRMSEGIEMVEKSVIAYGSVEMGRLERGLVWISLFISLAPMLGFMGTVIGMIGAFDAIEAAGDISPSLVAGGIKVALLTTVAGLIVAIILQLFYNYCVSKIDSIVNSMEDASISLVDLLVKHNLSK from the coding sequence ATGAAAAAGTTATTTTCTTTACTGATGATCCTTGGCATTTTCGCTTTTGGATTTAACGCTGTTGCTCAAGATAGCACGGGTACAGCTTCAGATACAACTGTCGTAGCAGAGCCAGATCCAATTCCAGAACAGCCGGAATATGAGATTGAAGAGGAGGCACAGTCTTTCGACCAAATTATTAAAGACAAGTTTATCGAAGGTGATCCTCAGTTTATGTCACCAGTATTGATCTGTTTGATTCTTGGATTGGCTATCGCCATCGAAAGAATTATCAGTCTTAACTTATCAACTACAAACACTCAAAAGCTATTGAGCAAAGTTGAAGACGCACTTGAGTCAGGTGGAGTTGAAGCTGCTAAAGAAGTTACTAAAAGCACTAGAGGTCCTGTGGCATCTATCTTTACACAAGGTCTAATGAGAATGTCTGAGGGCATTGAGATGGTTGAGAAATCAGTTATCGCTTATGGATCAGTTGAAATGGGTAGACTTGAAAGAGGTCTAGTTTGGATTTCACTATTTATCTCACTCGCTCCAATGCTTGGTTTCATGGGTACAGTAATCGGTATGATTGGTGCCTTTGACGCAATTGAAGCTGCAGGTGATATTTCTCCTTCACTAGTGGCAGGAGGTATTAAAGTAGCACTTTTGACAACTGTTGCGGGTCTAATCGTTGCGATTATCCTTCAGTTATTCTACAACTACTGTGTTTCTAAAATCGATTCTATCGTAAACTCTATGGAAGATGCCTCTATCTCTCTAGTAGACTTATTAGTGAAGCATAATCTTTCTAAGTAA
- a CDS encoding asparaginase — MQTNYFNSMLELKPIQHFDLFDQPKAKILIIYTGGTLGMDYDENGSLQPCGFDQILRRAPVAKELHINLSVISFEIPIDSSKVELAHWQSMAKVIHEHYDQFDGFLILHGTDTMAYSASALSFMLEGLNKPVIFTGAQLPIASPRSDAQENLVTSLEIASDKKEGKPIITEVCIFFNNVLLRGNRSKKVESERFDAFESENYPVLAKAGIAIEYQWSYLRPYADEVLKLNVAMDPAIVALKLFPGLNATTVEHIVKAPLVRGIILESYGAGNVPHEQWFLDLLKSGVDSGKLILNISQCNGGRVLHGKYQTSGALDRIGVLSGSDLTTEAATTKMMYALGQFSSPTDQKTCLTTSIRGEMN, encoded by the coding sequence ATGCAAACAAACTATTTCAATTCGATGCTTGAGTTAAAACCTATACAGCACTTCGACTTATTTGATCAGCCTAAGGCCAAAATATTGATCATTTATACTGGTGGAACTCTTGGTATGGACTATGATGAGAATGGCTCATTGCAGCCCTGTGGTTTTGATCAGATACTAAGGAGAGCCCCAGTGGCGAAAGAATTACATATTAACCTGTCGGTTATATCATTTGAAATACCGATTGATTCGTCAAAAGTTGAACTGGCCCATTGGCAAAGTATGGCCAAGGTTATCCATGAACATTATGACCAATTTGACGGGTTCTTAATACTGCATGGGACCGATACTATGGCCTATTCGGCATCTGCATTAAGCTTTATGCTTGAAGGGTTGAATAAACCAGTGATTTTTACTGGAGCGCAATTACCAATTGCTTCTCCTCGATCAGATGCTCAAGAAAACCTCGTTACATCCTTAGAGATTGCTTCCGATAAAAAGGAAGGAAAACCGATCATCACAGAAGTTTGCATCTTTTTTAATAATGTACTGCTAAGGGGGAATCGATCCAAGAAGGTAGAAAGCGAACGCTTCGATGCTTTTGAATCAGAAAACTACCCAGTTCTAGCAAAGGCTGGAATTGCCATAGAATATCAATGGTCTTACTTAAGACCATATGCAGATGAAGTTTTGAAACTTAATGTCGCCATGGATCCAGCAATAGTGGCGTTGAAGCTCTTTCCGGGTTTGAATGCCACTACCGTTGAACACATTGTTAAGGCACCCCTTGTAAGGGGCATTATACTAGAGAGTTACGGAGCAGGAAATGTACCTCATGAGCAGTGGTTTTTGGACCTTTTGAAATCAGGTGTCGATTCAGGTAAATTGATATTGAACATCAGCCAGTGTAATGGCGGGCGCGTATTACATGGGAAGTATCAGACCAGCGGAGCGCTTGATCGGATTGGCGTTTTAAGCGGGTCGGATTTGACAACTGAAGCAGCGACTACTAAAATGATGTACGCTCTTGGTCAATTTAGCTCTCCGACCGATCAGAAAACATGCCTGACAACTTCGATTAGAGGTGAAATGAACTGA
- a CDS encoding TatD family hydrolase: protein MIDTHAHIYADQFKEDIDHIIERSKEVGLERIYMPNIDHTSIDDMLELELKHPDFCIATMGLHPCSVKSDFEKELYIVEEWLSKREFVAIGEMGTDLYWDKTFVDQQVEAFKIQVAWAKEYQKPIIIHCRESLDMTIDLVEQLKDDDLTGVFHCFNGSVEQAERIAALGFYIGLGGVSTFKNGGMDQVIPELDMSNVVLETDSPYLAPVPHRGKRNEPAYVQLVAQKVADYRETSLEEISSITTANANKLFQFDA, encoded by the coding sequence ATGATTGATACCCACGCGCACATATATGCGGATCAGTTTAAGGAAGACATTGATCATATAATTGAACGCTCCAAAGAAGTCGGTTTGGAGAGAATCTACATGCCCAATATTGATCATACATCCATTGATGATATGTTGGAATTAGAGCTCAAGCACCCTGACTTCTGTATTGCCACGATGGGGCTTCATCCTTGTTCCGTAAAAAGTGATTTTGAAAAAGAACTATATATAGTAGAGGAATGGTTGTCGAAAAGAGAGTTTGTAGCGATCGGAGAGATGGGTACAGATTTATACTGGGACAAGACATTTGTCGATCAGCAAGTGGAAGCTTTTAAAATTCAAGTCGCTTGGGCCAAGGAGTATCAAAAACCAATCATCATCCATTGTCGTGAGTCCTTGGATATGACCATAGACTTGGTCGAGCAGTTGAAGGATGATGATTTAACTGGAGTTTTTCATTGTTTCAATGGATCGGTAGAGCAAGCCGAGAGAATTGCTGCACTCGGATTTTATATTGGGCTTGGGGGCGTTTCTACCTTTAAGAATGGGGGTATGGATCAAGTTATTCCGGAGCTGGATATGAGTAATGTGGTTTTAGAGACGGACAGCCCGTACTTGGCCCCGGTTCCTCATCGTGGAAAGCGAAATGAACCAGCCTATGTTCAATTGGTAGCGCAGAAGGTCGCTGACTACAGAGAAACGTCTCTTGAAGAAATTAGCTCCATTACCACAGCAAATGCAAACAAACTATTTCAATTCGATGCTTGA